The genome window GGTGACCACCATGGATCCCAAGTGGATCAAGCTGGAATTAGATGAGAGCGGCTGGTGGAGAAATGAGGCAGAGTGCACGGATGAGTGTACGGTGCTCTATTACCGCTCGGAGCTGCCGACAGGCGGAGCGGCCGCCTTCTGTAAGAGCATCACCATCGATGATGCGGTGGCGAAGGTGACGAAGACGGAAGTCGGGAACGGAGTCGTGAAGACGACGTATGATTATGAAGGCAGGAAGTTCGTCCTGGAAGTTGATGCGGATGCGGTGCAGAACCATAATGCGAAGGATGCGATCCGCAGTGCCTGGGGCGTGGATCCGGGCTATATCGATTAGGAGGATGGGCTATGAGAGCTATGAGAAAATCAATGAGATGTCCGGTGGGATGTCTGATCGCCATGCTGCTGGCCTTTCTGATGGTCCCGGCCAGTGTATCTGCAGAAGACATTGTCAGTACCCAGGATAACTGGGTGGAGTTCACGAAGGACCATAAGATGACGGATAACTTCAAAGCCACCGGTATCACAGACGAGGCGAAGAATGACCTGCAGCCGGGGGATACGATGACCTTTCAGGTGAACTTAAAGAACAGTTCTTCGGATAAGACGGCATGGTACATGAGAAATGAGGTGCTGCAGACGCTGGAGAGCCAGCAGTCCATCGCGGAAGGCGGAGCGTATACCTATGTGCTGACCTATATCGGCCCGAAGGAGACGAGGGTGTTGTATGACAGCGAGGCAGTCGGCGGAAGCGAGGAGAGCGGAGAAGGCTCTGTAGTAGACGGGAATAAGGGTCTTGAGCAGGCGACGGTGGCGCTGGATGATGAGGAATATATCTATCTGGATACATTGGAGGCAGGCGCGAAGGCGCAGATGACGCTGAAGATCGGACTGGACGGGGAGACCCAGGGAAATGACTACCAGGATACCCTGGCGAGAGTGGAGCTCGGGTTTGCAGTGGAGCTCGTCGATACGCCGGCGACGCCGGATAACCCGGACACTCCGAACCGGAATGTAATCACAACGCCGAAGACGGGAGATACGTCCCATGTGATGCTGTTCTCCATTATGGCGCTCGTCGCGGGGATCGTGTGCATCGTGCTGGTGTTCCTGCGTCTGAAGAAGCGCAGTGAAGAGGAGAAGAAGAGGAAAAGGAGAGCGAACAGGAAAGGAGGCCCAAAAAAGTATGAGTAAGTGGAAAACAGTACAGAATGGCCTTCTGAATGTGGATGGAAAAATAAGGGAACCGTTACAAAAAAGTCTCCGAAGCATAAGAAGCAGAGCATTGCAAAAAGGGCTTGCAAAGGGTGTTGCGGCGGTATGCCTGGCGGTTCTTGCGGTATCCCAGCTTGGGGTGCTGGAAACCAGGGCTGCGGATGATTATGAGACCACTTATAAAGTGATGATCTATTCCGGAGACAAGGGAACCTTCAACGGGACTGGCTGTGTGTCCGGGGCCGGAGAGGCGTCGCTTGCGGGAGCGGATACGATCGTGGTGTCCGGCCTGCATTACGGGGACACGATCAGCATCAACGTGTCCAGCACGAACGGGGCGATCAGCCTGAATCCGGAGGACGGCGGAAAATACCAGCCGACAGGAACAAGACGGAGCGGTCGTGACAACAGCGAGGCATTTGACAAGGAGAACACGACCAGCCCGAGTCGGATCTATACAGTAACGAGCGACCGGACCTTCGTCGTGACCTATGGGGTTCCGGGGAAGATGGTCCCGTATACGGTCAGCTATGTGCTGGCGGATACGACGACGCCGGTGCCGGGAAGCGAAGCGCAGACCTTCTACGGGGTGGCCGGGGAGAAGCCGGTAGTGTCTGCACCGTATTTTGAAGGCTATACGCCGGTTTACAAAGCGATAACGGGAACACTGAGACGCGGGCAGGAGAATACCTGGGTATTTGAATATACGAGAAACGTGGAGCAGACCACAACGGAACCGACAACGCCGCAGACCCCGCAGCAGGGCGAGGACCAGACCGGAACAACGGCGACTCCGGGAACGGCGACGCCCGGAACGAATGATAATGAAGGAACAGGAACGGCTCCCGGAACCGACAATGAAGGAACGGGAACTGAAAATGAAGGGACCAATGAGGGAGGTACCACGTCTATAGAGGATGAGGAGACGCCGGGAGGCGTGCTGGATTTGGATGACGAGGAGGTCCCGACCGGTAATCTGGATCTGAGCGATTCCAAGAAGGATAATAAGGAAGATACAGCGGAAGCGAACCATTTCCCGGTATTTGTGGGGATTGGGATAGCGGCAGTGATCCTGCTCCTCGTATTGATCGGACTGCTGATTAAGAGAAGGAAATCTTTGTAAAAGAGGTTTGAAGGCAGTTTAGGATTGGATAGGTATTTTTATAAGTGAATAACAGGTAAAATGATGAGGGGAACTCGCGGGGCGAGTTTCCCTTATTTTATGCTTTGGGGTTTATATACAAGAGCATCTCCTGTGAAACGATTGAATAGTCATATGGGATGCCCTTGGGTATAGGAATTAAAACAGGCGGAGTAGGCCTGGTTTTTCTTTACAAAGGAATATGTGCTATGGATGGGGAGATTTAGAGTAGAGAGGATAGAGTTCATGAAAATCGATGAAAAATAACGATAATAACCTATATTTACCTAAGTTCGGCGAAAGGGTTGCAATAAGGGAAAAAGAGTGTATACTTCTAGGAACTTATACCTGGAAGGAGGAACGTCGAGATGACTGGAAGGCTAAAAGAATATTTCCCTATCATCCGCGAGCGAGGGGAAGTTTTGGAAGAGATTGGAAAACGGAAAGATTTGGAAGCGGTCTATGAGTCGTGGACTTTGGAGCAGAGAGAAGAGTTCCTGGATTTTTGTACGGGAGCCCGGGGAGTGAAGATGCTATATGACTCATTTTTTAAAGAGATCCTGAATCCGGAGAGTACGCCGGAACGGCTGGAGGATCTGGTCTCGGAGGTGTTTGGGAGAAGAGTGCGGATCCTGCAGGTTCTGCCCAATGATTCGGTGAGGCTGGCGGATGAAGGATCGCTGCTGATTACAGATATCATTGCGGAGATGGAAGACGGGTCTGTGATAAATTTTGAGGTGCAGAAGATAGGCTATAAGTTTCCCGGGCAGCGATGTGCATGCTATTCAGCAGATATGCTGCTTCGGCAGTATAAGAGAGTGAAGAGCCGGAAAAAGAAGAAATTTAGCTATAAGGACATCCGCGGAGTGTACACGATTGTTTTATTTGAGAAGAGTACGAAGGAGTTTCAGGAGTATAGAGACAAATATATACATCATTTCAGACAGAAATCGGATACAGGGCTCGAACTGCCGCTATTGCAGGAATTTTATCTGATTCCGCTTGACATTTTTAAGGAATGTTATCACAATAAGGGTATAAGAAGCAGGTTGGATGCATGGCTGGCGTTCTTGTGCATGGATACTCCGGAAGTGATAGAAGAGGTTATAAAGGCGTATCCGGAGTTTCGGGAGTTGTATGAGCAAGTGTATGAGATCTGCCGGAATATCGAAGAGGTGATGACGATGTTTTCGAAGGAATTGTTGGAACTGGACAGGAATACGGTGCAGTATATGATCGATGAGATGCAGGATGAGATAGATGAGCAGAAAGGGACGATTGACAAGCAAAAAGGGACCATCGGGAAACTGACGGATATAGTAGATGAGCAAAAGGGAACAATTGACAAGCAAAAAGGGACCATCGGGAATCTAACGAATAGAGTAGATGCACAAAAAGGAACTATAGACGAGTTGCAGGAAACAATCGATGCGTTAAAGAAACAGATCCAGGAACTGAAGCAGGCCGAGTAGGCCTGCTTTTTTCGAGTTGCCAGGCATACCTGAATGAACGTCCTGTGGACGTTCATCTCGGTGTGTACCTGGCACTGTAAGCCCCCAATTTACCACGGCTATAAAGAAAATATAGATAAGACAGTGGAAGTTTTATTTATAACGAAAACTGTAATTAACGAGAAGACAGTTTATCCCGTTGCGCATTTCACGATTTACTGGTATGATAATTAGAGAGTGCGAGCGGAGGAAATTTTTCTTGCTTTGGTAAGTTGACAACAATATAGTAGGAAAATCCTATCAGGTAAGGTCGAACCAGCTATTTACGTTAATAGCGCACGTACAGCTTTATATGGGGGTATGGGAGAAAATCCACATATCTAATAGAAAAATAAGGAAATGTAACATAAGGAAATGGATAAGATGAGTCAAGAAAAGAGACAAGAAAGAAGACGCGAGAAGAGTCAGGAAACGAGACAAAAAAGAAGACAGGAGAAGAGCCAGGATGAGAGAGCGGAGAAGAAGAATTCCAAGAGTAGAAGAAGGGCCTCTATCTGCTGCAGTATAGCAGGGACGTTGATTTTGGTCGCTGTGATTCTGGCGTGTGTTCCTTTGACGCTTCCGCGTCTTGCGGGATATCAGGTGTACAACGTAATCAGCGGAAGTATGGAACCGGCACTTCCCATCGGGAGCCTCGTTTTGGTAAAACCGCAGGATGCAGCTAAAGTCCAGGAGGGGGATATCATCGCTTTCTACAGCGCGACGGATACCGGAGCAATCATTACGCATCGTGTCGTGGAGAATCAGGTTGCGGCAGGGCGTCTGGTCACCAAGGGAGATGCGAATGAGGATAAGGATATCAATCCGGTGGAGTATGATCAGTTCCTGGGAAAGGTGATGTTTTCGGTTCCTTTTCTTGGAATGATCCTTCAGGGAGCGGCTTCCACATCAGGGAAGGTCGCGGCAGTCTGTCTGATTATTATTGCAGTTCTTCTACATAGTATTGCCGGGCTTTTGAAAAACCGGGCATAGAATTTTATCTGATCCCGCCTGACATTTTTAAGGAATGTTATCACAGTAAAGGTATAAGCAGCAGGTTAGAGGGGAGTCGCTCGATTACAATTTGGCGACTCCCCTCATTTTTATGAATAGAGATAATAATTTCCTTGAAACTTTGAAATAAACCTTTGAAACAAAATGACCATTATACCAACTTCCTTTTCATCATCTCCGGGTTGGAGGCGTACATAAGAGCGGTATCTTTTGAGATAATGCCGCGTTTGTAGTAGTCGGCCAGGCAGGTGTCCATGGAGTACATATTGTTGTTTCCGGATGCGGAATACAGCATACCGTCAATCTGCGGAACCTTGTTGTCCCGGATCATATTGCGGATAGCCGAATTGACCGTCAGGAATTCAAAGGCGGGCATACTATGTCCGTCTTTATCCGGAACGAATTGCTGTGAGATAACGGCCTGCAGCGTCATGGAAAGCTGGACAGCGATCTGCTGCTGCTGGTTGGCGGGGAAGACGTCGATGATTCGGTCGATTGTGTTGGCAGCGCCGACGGTGTGAAGCGTGGAGAATACCAGGTGGCCGGTTTCAGCCGCGGTCATGGCGGTCTGGATGGTTTCGTAATCACGCATTTCACCAAGCAGGATGACGTCCGGGCTCTGCCGCAGGGCAGCTCGGAGAGCCGTCACGTAGTTTTCCGTGTCTGTATTGATCTCACGCTGACTCACGATGCTTTTGTTATGCCGGTGGAAATATTCCAGCGGGTCTTCCAGGGTGATGATGTGTTTTTCGGCCGTGTGATTGATGTGGTCAATGATGCAGGCCAGGGTTGTGGATTTTCCGCTGCCTGCAGGTCCTGTGACCAGGACAAGGCCTTTATTCAGCTGCCCCAGGCTGATGATGTTGGAAGGAATATGCATTTCCTCCGGCGTGGGAAGGGAAAAATTGATGATTCTGATCACGGCAGCCAGGGATCCCCGCTGTTTGTAGGCATTGATTCGGAAGCGGCAGATACCGGGAAGCGCGAAGGAGAAATCATCATCTCCGGTGATATGCAGGCGCTCCATATCCCGGTTCTCTGCCAGGCGATAGATATCCTGAATCATCTGGAAAGTGTCTTCCGGGAGCAGGCGCTGTCCATCCTCCGCCAGGATCTGTTCGTCCTTCCGGTAAGAGAGCGGACGTCCCGCGATGATAAATAAGTCAGAGGCATGAAGCTCTGCCGCGTGTTCTAATATATTTTTTGTATCCATAGTGTTCAAATCCCTCCTGAGCTTCTTTATTGAAGAACCGGAAGGTGTTCGTCGCCTTCCCAGTCTTCTATGGAAATTTCTTTAAATTCTGTTATCCTGCAATATGTCCCGCCCGTCTGATCCGGATTACAGAGAGTAAGGACTACATTTAGCTGTTTTTGCTCGTCAATCGGTACGGTAATCGTATACGTCTTCGGAAGTTCGTCGTAAGTGCCATTTTTCCAGCTCTGTTTTACCTGTTCTGTATACTCCGCAATCTGATGGTTGGCTTCGTTGGAAGCGGCGTAGTATGCCGTAGTTCTGTCGGCAATCTGCCGGGTGAAAGCGGCGTCCTTGTTGGCACTGATAAAGGAAAGGGTCGCAAATGTTACCATGCAAAGTACGATAAAGATCGTCAGTATGGATGCGGTTCCCATATTCATGACTGGATATTTGGTCTTTTTCATTAGTCGTCCCCCCTGTAATGTTCCGCCTGCAGTGTGTAAATCACTTCGTCTTCGCCGGTCACGGTAATGTTGCCTGTCAGCATCCCCTGGTCAGTCGAAAGCAGCACTTCCATCTGAAAGAAAGCAGAGGAAGCATCGCAGGGCTTCCAGGAGCGGTCGTAGAAGACGCGCAGGGTCTGTCCGTCTGTCACTCCATCTGGAAAACTGGAAAGCAGGGATTCCGGTGTCCCGTCGCACACCTCCAGTGCTTCCGCCGCACTGGAAGCGGCAAGCACGGCCTGATTCAGAGCTGCGGCGTTGTCGCTTAGCAGCTTTGCTTTGGCAAACAGCTGGATACAGACTGCGCTGGCGATGGAAAAGAACAGGATGGAAATGATAATTTCCATCAAAAAAATGTTAGATCTGCGTTGCGTTTTGTGTTTCATGAATTCCCTCCTTCCCCAGCGCTTGAGGGGTGAGCCAAGACAGAGGAGGAAGCTCCTTCTTTGTCCGTTACGGTGATCTTAAGCAAGGAATTACCCAGGTCCTCGAAAGAGAGGGTGATGTCCTGAATCAGACCGGTACCGTCCTGGGGGTCGGCGGAGGTGTCGTTTCGGACAAACAGCTCCCGCATTTCCCCTTCGCTGGAGTAGATATAGGTGGTATAGGCGGTACCCTGATAGTTAGCGGTGATCAGAAGCGCGGGAGTTCCGTCGTCCATCTCACCGATGGAGATTCCGCCGTTTTCATCGCTCTGGCGGATTTTCTCCGTGATGTAGGAAAGGGAGGTACGTCGCCCGTAGTTGGCGTCGGAAGCCTTTTGGGCGTTTCGGTAAACGTTTGCTCCGATCACGATCACAAATATGGCAGAGATTAAAAAAACGCAGAACAGGGCAATTGTAAATAAAAGCTCTGTAACATGGTCTTTTTCTTTTTCTTTCATAAGCTGCCTCCTATTTTTTGCGAATAACGGTAATGTCGGGCATCATATTCTGGCCCTCAGTCTGATAGTCTATGAAGAAGCTGGATTCGTCATAGGTAATGTTGTAGCGGGACAGCAGCTGTTCCAGGGTCTCCGGGTAGGAGCCCTCCACCGCATAACAATGTACGGCGCTCTGCACGAGTGCCTGCTCCAGATTCTTCTGCTGCTCTTCCAGAGAACTGCCTGACAGAGAGTGTATGGCGGTAAGGAAGATAAAAATCAGCACCAGAAATATGATCAGGGACAGATATATATTTCTGCCTTCGGTTGTATTTTTTGCACCAAATCTTTTCATACAGGGCCTCCTACATTCCTGACAGGATTCCAAGGAGCGGCAGCATGACTGACAGCAGGATGATTCCGGTAATTACGGAAAGTATGGCGACCAGAGTCGGCTCGAGGACAGCCATGGCGCCCGCCAGACGGCCGTCCAGTTCTTCCTCGTAGCGTCCGGCGATGTCCTGCATGACCTCATCCAGTGTTCCGGTTTTCTGGGCTACGAGGACCATCCGTCCGTAGATACCGGTGAAAATGCCGGATTTGATGAGGGCGTCGGACAAGGGCTCGCCTGATTCCAGCTTTTCCAGGCATTCCTTAAGCTTTTGCTGGAACCGTGGCCCGTCGGAAAGCTTGCCTGCCATGTTAATGCTCTCCTCCGGCGAAAAACCGCTGGAGAGCAGAAGGGACATTCCGCCCGCAAAACGGCAGGAGGCGGTCAGGTCCGAAAATTTCCTGGAAAAAGGAAGGCGGTCGCTGACTGTGATGAGATATGCCTGACCCTTCTGGCTTCTGGTCAGGTACAGTACAAGCACCGCCAGAACGAGGATTACAAGTATGAATACAATTCCGTAGCGATTAAGTACATTGCCGAGGGCCATCAGGCGCCGGGACGCCCAGCTCATCTCTGCCCCCAGCTGATTAAATACCTGCTGGAATATGGGCAGCACCCTGGAGAGCAGGACCGAGATCACGATCAGCATCATGGTCAGCATGACCATGGGGTAAGTCACGGCGCTGCGCATCGATGCGGCGATTCCGGCTTCTCTTTCATAGAAGGCGGAAAGAGAGGTCATGACTTTGTCCAGCTGTCCGGTCTGTTCGCCGATGTGGCACATTTGCAGAAAATATGCAGGGAACACGCCGGAAGCTTCGAGTGCATCGGTCAGCAGCCCGGTCTCGAGCAGCGAGTCGTAGATAGTCGTGAGAATCTTCTGATCTTCCGGCAAGGTGGCCTCTTCTTTCATGATAGCGATTCCCTCGAGAGAAGAAATCCCGGCTCGGAGGATCATTGCCATCTGGCTGCAGAAGGAAGCGACCTCCGAATGGGAAAGGCTTTTTGTGTTTTGTTGATTTGTCATAAAATCTCCTTTCCAGCTCCGTTAACGGGAGTATTTTACAGTATAATTCGTTCCGTCTCCGATGTAATCGCGCAGGTCGGAGGCGTCGTTGGTGGCACCCAGCGTTGGGTCCATCAAAGCCCAACTCTTTCCGTCAAACTGGATGATGTCGTTGATCCAGCCGGTTTCGGTGCTGTAGGTGCTGATCCAGGCGTGGTAGATCTCCCCGGAATAGCCGATCTCCAGCTTGGTGGGAATGCCCTGGGAGCGGAGCATCGCTGTCATCAGGGCGGCGTAATCGAAGCAGATCCCTTTGCCGGTATCCAGAGTATCGTCCACGTTGGGAAGATAACCGCTCTGTACGGTGCGGGCCTTCTCATCGTCATAGGCGACGTTTGTGATCACGTAATCGTAAATGGCTGTAATGACATCCAGAGTGTTGGACGCACCGTCAGCAAGCTCGGATGCTTTCGCGACGGCTCTGGTGTCGGAAGTGAACCAGGTGTACTGGTTCGGGTATAAGAAAGGCTGAAATTCGTCTTTCAGCTTTACGTCGATTGTCTGCTTAAAAAGGTTGGAATATAGCTTGTCCTGCACATGTTCCCTTACGTCCAGCGTGTAGGTACCTTCTCCACCCGTCAGCGGAAGAACCGCATAGCTCTCAGAAGCGGGCAGATCGTAGGTATAGCGTACATCGTCAGGCGTGATGACAAAGAATTTGACCTTGTCAGCAGAACCTGTGTACCGCGACATGATATATCCATTTTCCGTATGGGAAGCATCTATTTCCAGTCCGCCCTCCTGAAAGGTCACTGCACCGTCAGTGGCTGGGACCAGTACTTTGGGAGTATTGTCCCACTGGCCTTCGGAGGAGGATTCGGAATCGGCAGCTTTAGCAGCAATTTCGGAAGAGGCATTCGCCTTGTCCTGACTGGAATGATCAGCCGGGGGAGGGCTCTTCTGATTGCCACAGCCGCACAAAAGCAGAGTAAGCAGAAACATGCAGGTCAGAAACGGACCGTTCAGGCGCCTGTGCATTTACCGTTCTCCTTTCTATCATTTCTTCTTCTTATTATACACAATCCTTTTTTTAAAAACAACTCATGAATATCACTTTGGTTACATATTGATATCTGAAATGCCACGGTCTTTCATGTCATATTTTATTCACAAGCATACAAAGTATTATGTCTGGAAGAGCGCTGCCTTCACTTTCGGAATTTTTGATGATGTGTGATTATCTTGGCGTGACACCCGCAGCGTTTTTTGATAAAGATGTGAAAGAGCCGATACTTGTGCGGCAGCTATGCTCCCTGGCACAAAATATGTCGGATAAGGATCTGTTGGTGCTGATTAATATAGCTGACAGGTTGAATGAAAAAGAGAGAGGTTAGGATAACGTTTTAATTCTGTTATGGAACGAAATCGCTGACAGCTTAAAAGAGACTGTTTGAAGCAGTCTCTTTTAATTATGTTGCAATAAGTATTAACTGATGAGGATTAACCTTCTGATCTCAGTGCAGGAAATAGAGGAGCATACTGCGAAAGAAGATTACAGGCTCTTGCCAGCTGGTCCGCGTAACATGGTATTTGTTCATCCCGCATTGAGATGATAGAACCGGATATGCTTATAGCGCCGGCGACAGCTCCATTATTATTTCGAATCGCCATAGCAAGACATTTCACGCCCAGGGATTCCTCTTCCAGATCAATTGCGTAGCCGCGCTCCTTTGACAACTCCAGTTCAGAAAGTAATTGGTTATAGTTAGTGATGGTATTTTTAGTTATTTGGGGAAGGCCATGCTCTTTTATGATAGTATCAACCTCATCACGGCTCATGTAGCTTAACATGGCCTTTCCTGAAGCGGTACAGTGCATCGGCACGGTTTTTCCTGTAACAGAATAAGAAATTGCCTGCCGTGTTGGGTATACACATTCCATATAAAAAACTCTTCCGCCAAGATGTGAAGTAAGATACACAGTTTCGCTTGTTGCGTGCATCAGGTTTTCCATGATCGGGATGGCGCCCTGGATCACGGGTATTGCAGAGTATGCACAGTAACTTAATTCCATAATCTTATATCCAAGTGAATATGCCTGTCCGTCACGGAGCCGGATAAGAAAGCCGGCTTCTTCTAATGTTCTGATTTGATTCAACAAAGTGCTCTTGGGAATTCCCAGCATCTTACTTAGCTGTGCCAGAGAAAGTTCTGTTTGGATCGGTGTAAAACAATCAAGTATTCTAAAGGCTTTTGCAACGGCAGAAACTTTTCCCGGTGTATCTTTCCTGTTTTCCATAAATGATTTCCTTTCCACTACAATATAATAATACTTAAATAAACTGTACTATATTTTGCTTAATACGTCAATAAGATATTAAAATTGAACAATATTCGAAAAAATATCATAATATGTTGACAATTATGAATAATATTGGTAAACTATAGGCATATAAATGAATGCGCGTTCATTGATACTGAACAACAGAAACTGATGTAGAAACACTGAGAAGCAATAAGAGCAAAAGGAGAAAAAATTTATGAAGAAAAAAATAGCGTTGCTGCTTGCCGGACTAATGGTAGTGTCTTTATGTGCATGTGCACAAACGGGGGAATCTTCTGCTAAGGAAGAAAAAGAAAGTAAAACGGTATCGGTTGATTTCCCGAAAAAGAATAAACAAATTAATATAATCGTTCCGTATGCTGCGGGTGGCGTAAGTGATGCAACCATGCGGGTTTTTGCTCCACAGTTAGAGGAGGAGCTCGGAGTGAACGTAACAATTTCCAATATTACAGGTGCATCCGGAATCGTAGGGCTTACCTCAGCTCAGACAAGTGCGGCGGATGGATACACGCTGGCGTATGTTCCGGTTGAGCTTACCATGTTCAAGTCTCTTGGCCAGAGTGATCTCGGGGTCGATGATTTTGATTATGTTTGCCGGATCTATACAGCGCCAACCGTCCTGAGCGTGAGGGCCGACAGCGGGTATGATACTTTAGAAGACTTTATCAATTATGCGAAAGAACATCCGGGCGAACTTACAGTGGGCAATTCCGGTGCAGGCGGAATCATGCAGTTAGGGGCAGCGGCATTTGCGAAGTCCTGCGGTATCGAAGTAAATCATGTACCGTTTAACGAAGGAATTGCAGGTTCTGTAGCGGCCGTACTCGGAGGCACATGCGACGCATGCGTCACCTCGCCGTCTGACGTTGTGTCATATGTTCAGTCCGGCGACTTTAAAGTCTTAGCTTCCATGAGCGAGAAACGTTCAAGTGCGTTACCGGATGTTCAGACAGCTTCAGAACTTGGCTATGACGTGACCTGTCTTTGCTTTGGAGGGCTTGCTGTTCCGAAGGGAACTCCGCAGGAAGTAATAGACATTCTTACAAAGGCGGCTAAAGCGGCAAGTGAATCTGATGAAATGCTGGAATTTTATGAGACGCACGGAACGGATCTGGATTATCTTGATTCCGGGGATTTTGCCAAGTATCTTCATGAGAGTGAGGAAAATCTGGGAGGCCTGATCAAGGAACTTGGAATTAACGAGTGATGATGCGGTAGGTAGTGTCAAGTAATCTATGAAAAAACGAGCCGAAAAAAACAGGCTCAAGTGAACCTTGAAAATTGCAAATATATCACACAATAAGTCCTCCGAAGGCTCAGGGCTCTGCCCTAAGAACCAGCAAGGAGCCAGCCCTTTGACCCATTTTCGGGCTCTGCCCGAACCCGTCCTCGCCGGAAGGCAGGAAAAGGGCGCACTTGCCCCCTTTTCTGCTGTACAGGATAATCCGAGAACCTTATGTCAAGTGACTTTCGCGGCATAACGGGGCCCCTGCCCCATTATTCCACGGTTCACCTGACAACAGTTCCGCTCCGTTTATGCAGTTCCCGATTTTTGTAGATTCAGGATTGTCTGCTGACCGAGGAAGATCAGGAGCTGCCATTTTCCCGGCATATTGTCCGTGCCTTTCAGCATATCCACTTCGTTAAGTACATGATAGTTGTTGT of Roseburia hominis contains these proteins:
- a CDS encoding transglutaminase-like domain-containing protein — its product is MHRRLNGPFLTCMFLLTLLLCGCGNQKSPPPADHSSQDKANASSEIAAKAADSESSSEGQWDNTPKVLVPATDGAVTFQEGGLEIDASHTENGYIMSRYTGSADKVKFFVITPDDVRYTYDLPASESYAVLPLTGGEGTYTLDVREHVQDKLYSNLFKQTIDVKLKDEFQPFLYPNQYTWFTSDTRAVAKASELADGASNTLDVITAIYDYVITNVAYDDEKARTVQSGYLPNVDDTLDTGKGICFDYAALMTAMLRSQGIPTKLEIGYSGEIYHAWISTYSTETGWINDIIQFDGKSWALMDPTLGATNDASDLRDYIGDGTNYTVKYSR
- a CDS encoding PD-(D/E)XK nuclease family transposase, which codes for MTGRLKEYFPIIRERGEVLEEIGKRKDLEAVYESWTLEQREEFLDFCTGARGVKMLYDSFFKEILNPESTPERLEDLVSEVFGRRVRILQVLPNDSVRLADEGSLLITDIIAEMEDGSVINFEVQKIGYKFPGQRCACYSADMLLRQYKRVKSRKKKKFSYKDIRGVYTIVLFEKSTKEFQEYRDKYIHHFRQKSDTGLELPLLQEFYLIPLDIFKECYHNKGIRSRLDAWLAFLCMDTPEVIEEVIKAYPEFRELYEQVYEICRNIEEVMTMFSKELLELDRNTVQYMIDEMQDEIDEQKGTIDKQKGTIGKLTDIVDEQKGTIDKQKGTIGNLTNRVDAQKGTIDELQETIDALKKQIQELKQAE
- a CDS encoding IclR family transcriptional regulator, which gives rise to MENRKDTPGKVSAVAKAFRILDCFTPIQTELSLAQLSKMLGIPKSTLLNQIRTLEEAGFLIRLRDGQAYSLGYKIMELSYCAYSAIPVIQGAIPIMENLMHATSETVYLTSHLGGRVFYMECVYPTRQAISYSVTGKTVPMHCTASGKAMLSYMSRDEVDTIIKEHGLPQITKNTITNYNQLLSELELSKERGYAIDLEEESLGVKCLAMAIRNNNGAVAGAISISGSIISMRDEQIPCYADQLARACNLLSQYAPLFPALRSEG
- a CDS encoding DUF4860 domain-containing protein, whose protein sequence is MKEKEKDHVTELLFTIALFCVFLISAIFVIVIGANVYRNAQKASDANYGRRTSLSYITEKIRQSDENGGISIGEMDDGTPALLITANYQGTAYTTYIYSSEGEMRELFVRNDTSADPQDGTGLIQDITLSFEDLGNSLLKITVTDKEGASSSVLAHPSSAGEGGNS
- a CDS encoding PilT/PilU family type 4a pilus ATPase, producing MDTKNILEHAAELHASDLFIIAGRPLSYRKDEQILAEDGQRLLPEDTFQMIQDIYRLAENRDMERLHITGDDDFSFALPGICRFRINAYKQRGSLAAVIRIINFSLPTPEEMHIPSNIISLGQLNKGLVLVTGPAGSGKSTTLACIIDHINHTAEKHIITLEDPLEYFHRHNKSIVSQREINTDTENYVTALRAALRQSPDVILLGEMRDYETIQTAMTAAETGHLVFSTLHTVGAANTIDRIIDVFPANQQQQIAVQLSMTLQAVISQQFVPDKDGHSMPAFEFLTVNSAIRNMIRDNKVPQIDGMLYSASGNNNMYSMDTCLADYYKRGIISKDTALMYASNPEMMKRKLV
- a CDS encoding tripartite tricarboxylate transporter substrate binding protein gives rise to the protein MKKKIALLLAGLMVVSLCACAQTGESSAKEEKESKTVSVDFPKKNKQINIIVPYAAGGVSDATMRVFAPQLEEELGVNVTISNITGASGIVGLTSAQTSAADGYTLAYVPVELTMFKSLGQSDLGVDDFDYVCRIYTAPTVLSVRADSGYDTLEDFINYAKEHPGELTVGNSGAGGIMQLGAAAFAKSCGIEVNHVPFNEGIAGSVAAVLGGTCDACVTSPSDVVSYVQSGDFKVLASMSEKRSSALPDVQTASELGYDVTCLCFGGLAVPKGTPQEVIDILTKAAKAASESDEMLEFYETHGTDLDYLDSGDFAKYLHESEENLGGLIKELGINE
- a CDS encoding type II secretion system F family protein, coding for MTNQQNTKSLSHSEVASFCSQMAMILRAGISSLEGIAIMKEEATLPEDQKILTTIYDSLLETGLLTDALEASGVFPAYFLQMCHIGEQTGQLDKVMTSLSAFYEREAGIAASMRSAVTYPMVMLTMMLIVISVLLSRVLPIFQQVFNQLGAEMSWASRRLMALGNVLNRYGIVFILVILVLAVLVLYLTRSQKGQAYLITVSDRLPFSRKFSDLTASCRFAGGMSLLLSSGFSPEESINMAGKLSDGPRFQQKLKECLEKLESGEPLSDALIKSGIFTGIYGRMVLVAQKTGTLDEVMQDIAGRYEEELDGRLAGAMAVLEPTLVAILSVITGIILLSVMLPLLGILSGM
- a CDS encoding signal peptidase I translates to MSQEKRQERRREKSQETRQKRRQEKSQDERAEKKNSKSRRRASICCSIAGTLILVAVILACVPLTLPRLAGYQVYNVISGSMEPALPIGSLVLVKPQDAAKVQEGDIIAFYSATDTGAIITHRVVENQVAAGRLVTKGDANEDKDINPVEYDQFLGKVMFSVPFLGMILQGAASTSGKVAAVCLIIIAVLLHSIAGLLKNRA